One Aphidius gifuensis isolate YNYX2018 linkage group LG5, ASM1490517v1, whole genome shotgun sequence genomic region harbors:
- the LOC122858040 gene encoding transient receptor potential cation channel trpm isoform X1 — protein MAIGNVICGANRPKIKRKQAKREERSWIEASFHKRDCAKFIPSAKDEHRFEEAHGDKSAEYDVITASRCLCGHSYTHHCGTGADVQSYATGSEAEAEREQWSPGKNTRSSPTDAFGTIEFQGGPHPNKAQYVKMSHDTRPEPIVQLLCREWNLGLPRLLITIHGGRSNFELQPALKKVLRKGLLKAAKTTGAWIFTGGTNTGVTRQVGDALLLERSQRQGRVVSIGIAPWGILEKSHELIGRGREIPYDSVASPWTKYAVLNNRHAYFLLVDNGTGGRYGAEIILRRKLEKYISNLKLQPYTHSSIPVVALIIEGGTHTIRSVLEYVTDEPPVPVVVFDGSGRAADLIAFMHRRAMAGDGDGESKLEAVKEQVLETIKQTFKVSPDQAAQLYSELFQCVRKKHLITIFSLTQHRPQELDQTILTALFKSQQLSPAEQLSLSLIWNRVDIARSEIFVYGQNWPPGALDQAMMQALQHDRIDFVKLLLENGVSMRKFLTIPRLEELYNTKEGPSNTLGYILRDVRPHIPRGYIYTLHDIGLVKSKLMGGAYRARYNTRKFRMIYSKVMKRSGGQNIQNYRTPSAASMARYYSGDKSHGITLSLLTETFPADADMPLFDHPFNELLVWAVLTKRQQMALLMWQHGEEALAKALVALKLFKAMAHEAAEDDLETEVYDELRGYGKEFENISLELLDYAYRQDDDQTKQLLTSELQNWSGQTCLSLAVTANHRALLAHPCSQTILADLWMGGLRTRKNTNLKVVLGLFCAFYISKLEFKTREELQLMPQTQEEHLIALEDENDDSESEQGISPGPDVEVNAVDKSISPKESLKRPRRSVSICTKPNSQHGIKALITNEHSTAPPRETIVQENGRVRADIDENLQRPYGILSEYYDNKTNRPLKLKRKLWEFYTAPITKFWANAIAYIIFLILFSYCILIKMLDHPSWAEVYAIAYICTLGCEKVREILTSEPATLSHKFSVWSWNMWNPCDAAAIIFFQIGLTLRLRPSTFDVGRVMYCVDCIYWYLRILNILGVNKYLGPLVTMMGKMVKNMIYFVVLLAVVLMSFGVSRQAILNPNSEPKWRILRDIFLEPYFMLYGEVYADNIDPDCGGDPGMQPCVPGRWITPIIMAIYLLVANILLINLLIAVFNNIFIEVIAIAHQVWMFQRFTVVMEYEQKPVLPPPFIIFNHVYMLVIFIFRRYVSSNKRARGESYDNRLKLFLEKDDIERLCDFEEDCVEGYFREKEQKLQMSTEERIKVTTERVENIYQKIDDINKRETNQSAALQAVEFQLRELEKLNQQTLDHLAVIHRFMATHVPNENMSSLDLELMRPRRVSEKSEVISEAESHSHLPGLFPRKKLIRALTDTTSYHHTTSSHAEDELLKQSDILTSSRENLCKNESISSGEIPNTDIDERKIITTTATVTTTSHDDSGNDNKDGPETEMKKLEIERDANSDVPISDLRQDSCERPTRQTSRTRSESDDAIMFSSNGYQKGVKWVEPRVPKISSASSRDNQRSILLTMRSEYTSITDELENYCGLLSPPKTPPSSPPPPNRTRNVTEMNPQMAWQIENEHLRDAEECDYQQMEDLMKRRYLKGEYDSMENDDTENEQFFFTTENNLRKRGPAPTISVTKEIEQTLSRPPIRDSDTSDPTDQTIVPAPASETMC, from the exons ATGGCCATTGGAAATGTTATCTGTGGGGCGAATAGGCCAAAAATCAAACGAAAGCAGGCCAAG aggGAGGAACGAAGTTGGATTGAAGCTAGTTTTCATAAACGTGATTGTGCCAAGTTCATACCAAGTGCCAAGGATGAACACAg GTTTGAAGAAGCTCATGGGGATAAAAGTGCTGAATACGACGTGATCACAGCCTCCAG atgtttATGTGGTCATTCTTATACACATCATTGTGGAACTGGTGCTGATGTTCAAAGTTATGCAACTGGTAGTGAAGCTGAAGCTGAACGTGAACAATGGTCACCAGGAAAAAATACACGTTCATCACCAACTGATGCATTTGGTACAATTGAATTTCAAGGTGGTCCACATCCAAATAAAGCTcag taTGTCAAGATGTCACATGATACTCGACCTGAGCCAATTGTACAACTTTTATGTCGTGAATGGAATTTAGGTCTTCCAAGATTACTGATAACAATACATGGTGGACGTTCAAATTTTGAATTACAACcagcattaaaaaaagtattacgTAAAGGTTTATTAAAAGCTGCTAAAACAACTGGAGCATGGATATTTACTGGTGGAACAAAtactg gTGTAACACGACAAGTTGGTGATGCATTATTACTTGAACGATCACAACGTCAAGGTCGTGTTGTTAGTATTGGTATTGCACCTTGGGgaatacttgaaaaaagtCATGAATTAATTGGACGTGGTCGTGAAATACCATATGACTCTGTTGCCTCTCCTTG GACCAAGTATGCTGTACTTAATAATCGTCACgcctattttttattagttgacAATGGTACTGGTGGACGTTATGGTGCTGAAATAATATTACGAAggaaacttgaaaaatacatatctaaTTTAAAACTTCAACCAT ACACGCACAGTAGTATACCAGTTGTGGCATTAATTATTGAAGGTGGCACACATACAATTCGTTCGGTACTTGAATATGTCACTGATGAACCACCAGTGCCAGTTGTTGTATTTGATGGATCTGGGCGTGCTGCTGACCTTATCGCTTTTATGCACAG aCGAGCAATGgctggtgatggtgatggtgaatCAAAACTTGAAGCAGTTAAAGAACAAGTATtagaaacaataaaacaaacttTTAAAGTATCACCAGATCAAGCTGCACAATTATACTCTGAGTTATTTCAATGTGTTcgtaaaaaacatttaataacaatatttagtTTAACTCAACATCGTCCACAAGAACTTGATCAAACAATATTAACAGCATTATTTAAATCACAACAATTATCACCAGCAGAACAattgtcattatcattaatatggAATCGTGTTGATATTGCAAGAAgtgaaatatttgtttatggaCAAAATTGGCCACCAGGTGCTCTTGATCAAGCAATGATGCAAGCACTACAACATGATAGAAttgattttgttaaattattattagaaaatggTGTATcaatgagaaaatttttaacaataccaCGTCTTGAAGAACTTTATAATACAAAAGAAGGACCATCAAATACACTTGGTTATATATTAAGAGATGTTAGACCACATATACCACgtggttatatatatacattgcaTGATATTGGTCTtgttaaaagtaaattaatggGTGGTGCATATCGTGCACGTTATAATACAAGAAAATTTCGTatgatttattcaaaagtTATGAAAAGATCTGGTGgtcaaaatatacaaaattatcgTACACCAAGTGCTGCAAGTATGGCACGTTATTATTCCGGTGATAAAAGTCATGGTATAACATTGAGTTTACTTACTGAAACATTTCCAGCTGATGCTGATATGCCATTATTTGATCATCCATTTAATGAATTACTTGTTTGGGCTGTTCTTACAAAAAGACAACAAATGGCATTATTAAtgtggcaacatggtgaagaAGCATTGGCAAAAGCACTCGTTGcattaaaactatttaaagCAATGGCACATGAAGCAGCTGAGGATGATCTTGAGACTGAAGTTTATGATGAATTACGTGGTTATGGaaaagaatttgaaaatatat cattggAATTACTTGACTATGCCTATCGCCAAGATGATGATCAGACAAAGCAACTTTTAACTTCTGAGCTTCAAAATTGGTCTGGCCAAACATGTCTATCTCTTGCAGTGACTGCAAATCATCGAGCACTTCTTGCTCATCCATGCAGTCAAACAATTCTAGCTGATCTCTGGATGGGTGGTTTGAGAACacgaaaaaatacaaatctcaag GTTGTACTTGGTTTATTTTGtgcattttatatatcaaaattggAATTTAAAACAAGAGAAGAACTACAGCTTATGCCACAAACACAAGAAGAACATTTAATTGCTCTAGAAGATGAAAATGACGACAGTGAATCAGAACAAGGAATATCACCTGGTCCTGATGTtgag GTCAATGCTGTTGATAAATCTATTTCACCCAAGGAAAGTTTG aaacgACCGCGCAGAAGTGTCAGCATTTGCACCAAACCCAACAGCCAACATGGCATTAAG GCATTGATAACAAATGAGCACTCAACAGCTCCACCAAGAGAGACAATTGTACAAGAAAATGGAAGAGTACGTgctgatattgatgaaaatctTCAACGTCCATATGGCATATTATCAGagtattatgataataaaacaaaccGACCTCTAAAacttaaaagaaaattatggGAATTTTATACTGCTCCAATAACTAAATTTTGGGCAAATGCC attgcttatataatatttttaatattattttcatactgTATTCTAATTAAAATGTTGGATCATCCAAGCTGGGCTGAAGTTTATGCAATTGCATATATTTGTACACTTGGCTGTGAAAAAGTACGTGAAATATTAACATCTGAGCCTGCAACACTTTCTCATAAATTTAGTGTATGGTCTTGGAACATGTGGAATCCATGTGATGCTGcagcaattatattttttcaaattggtCTTACATTGAGACTTCGTCCTTCGACATTTGATGTTGGACGAGTTATGTATTGTGTTGATTGTATTTATTGGTATTtgagaatattaaatattcttgGTGTCAACAAGTATcttg gTCCTTTGGTTACAATGATGGGTAAAATGGTAAAGAACATGATTTACTTTGTCGTATTATTAGCAGTTGTATTGATGAGCTTTGGTGTATCAAGACAAGCAATTTTAAATCCAAATTCTGAACCAAAATGGAGAATTTTACGAGAT atatttttggaACCGTATTTTATGCTTTATGGTGAAGTATACGCAGATAATATTGATCCAGATTGTGGTGGTGATCCAGGAATGCAACCATGTGTTCCAGGTAGATGGATAACTCCAATAATAATGGCAATTTATCTTTTGGTTGcaaatatacttttaataaatttacttattgccgtatttaataatatatttattgaagttATTGCAATTGCCCATCAAGTATGGATGTTTCAACGTTTTACTGTTGTTATGGAATATGAACAAAAACCAGTTTTACCACCtccatttattatatttaatcatgTATATATGCTagtcatatttatatttcgtaGATATGTATCGAGTAATAAGAGAGCACGTGGTGAATCATATGATAATAGATTAAAGctatttttagaaaaagatGATATTGAAAGATTATGTGATTTTGAAGAAGATTGTGTTGAGGGTTATTTTCgtgaaaaagaacaaaaattacaaatgtcAACTGAGGAACGTATTAAAGTTACAACTGAAagagttgaaaatatatatcaaaaaattgatgatataaataaacgTGAAACAAATCAAAGTGCAGCATTACAAGCTGTTGAATTTCAATTAAgagaattagaaaaattaaatcaacaaacacTTGATCATCTTGCTGTTATACATCGTTTTATGGCAACACATGTgccaaatgaaaatatgtcAAGTTTAGATTTAGAATTAATGAGACCAAGAAGAGTTTCAGAAAAATCAGAAGTTATATCTGAGGCTGAATCACATTCACATCTTCCTGGTTTatttccaagaaaaaaattaatacgtgCATTAACTGATACAACATCATATCATCATACAACATCTTCTCATGCTGaagatgaattattaaaacaatcagATATACTAACATCATCACgtgaaaatttatgtaaaaatgaatcaatatCAAGTGGTGAAATACCAAATACAGATattgatgaaagaaaaataataacaacaacagcaacagtaACAACAACAAGTCATGATGATAgtggtaatgataataaagatgGACCAGAaactgaaatgaaaaaattagaaattgaaAGAGATGCCAATAGTGATGTACCAATATCAGATTTACGTCAAGATTCATGTGAACGACCAACAAGACAAACAAGTCGTACACGATCAGAGAGTGATGATGCTATTATGTTTTCATCAAATGGTTATCAAAAAGGTGTTAAATGGGTTGAACCTAGAGTaccaaaaatatcatcagcatCAAGTCGTGATAATCAAcgttcaatattattaacaatgagaTCTGAATATACAAGTATAACTGAtgaacttgaaaattattgtgGTTTATTAAGTCCACCAAAaacaccaccatcatcaccaccaccaccaaataGAACAAGAAATGTAACAGAAATGAATCCACAAATGGCATGGcaaattgaaaatgaacatTTACGTGATGCTGAAGAATGTGATTATCAACAAATGGAAGATTTAATGAAAAGAAGATATTTAAAAGGTGAATATGATTCAATGGAAAATGATGATACAGaaaatgaacaatttttttttacaactgaaaataatttacgtaAAAGAGGCCCAGCACCAACAATAAGTGTTACTAAAGAAATTGAACAAACTCTATCAAGACCACCAATACGTGATTCAGATACATCAGATCCAACTGATCAAACAATTGTTCCAGCTCCAGCTTCTGAAACAATGTGTTAg
- the LOC122858040 gene encoding transient receptor potential cation channel trpm isoform X7: MIEKPKLVRSREERSWIEASFHKRDCAKFIPSAKDEHRCLCGHSYTHHCGTGADVQSYATGSEAEAEREQWSPGKNTRSSPTDAFGTIEFQGGPHPNKAQYVKMSHDTRPEPIVQLLCREWNLGLPRLLITIHGGRSNFELQPALKKVLRKGLLKAAKTTGAWIFTGGTNTGVTRQVGDALLLERSQRQGRVVSIGIAPWGILEKSHELIGRGREIPYDSVASPWTKYAVLNNRHAYFLLVDNGTGGRYGAEIILRRKLEKYISNLKLQPYTHSSIPVVALIIEGGTHTIRSVLEYVTDEPPVPVVVFDGSGRAADLIAFMHRRAMAGDGDGESKLEAVKEQVLETIKQTFKVSPDQAAQLYSELFQCVRKKHLITIFSLTQHRPQELDQTILTALFKSQQLSPAEQLSLSLIWNRVDIARSEIFVYGQNWPPGALDQAMMQALQHDRIDFVKLLLENGVSMRKFLTIPRLEELYNTKEGPSNTLGYILRDVRPHIPRGYIYTLHDIGLVKSKLMGGAYRARYNTRKFRMIYSKVMKRSGGQNIQNYRTPSAASMARYYSGDKSHGITLSLLTETFPADADMPLFDHPFNELLVWAVLTKRQQMALLMWQHGEEALAKALVALKLFKAMAHEAAEDDLETEVYDELRGYGKEFENISLELLDYAYRQDDDQTKQLLTSELQNWSGQTCLSLAVTANHRALLAHPCSQTILADLWMGGLRTRKNTNLKVVLGLFCAFYISKLEFKTREELQLMPQTQEEHLIALEDENDDSESEQGISPGPDVEALITNEHSTAPPRETIVQENGRVRADIDENLQRPYGILSEYYDNKTNRPLKLKRKLWEFYTAPITKFWANAIAYIIFLILFSYCILIKMLDHPSWAEVYAIAYICTLGCEKVREILTSEPATLSHKFSVWSWNMWNPCDAAAIIFFQIGLTLRLRPSTFDVGRVMYCVDCIYWYLRILNILGVNKYLGPLVTMMGKMVKNMIYFVVLLAVVLMSFGVSRQAILNPNSEPKWRILRDIFLEPYFMLYGEVYADNIDPDCGGDPGMQPCVPGRWITPIIMAIYLLVANILLINLLIAVFNNIFIEVIAIAHQVWMFQRFTVVMEYEQKPVLPPPFIIFNHVYMLVIFIFRRYVSSNKRARGESYDNRLKLFLEKDDIERLCDFEEDCVEGYFREKEQKLQMSTEERIKVTTERVENIYQKIDDINKRETNQSAALQAVEFQLRELEKLNQQTLDHLAVIHRFMATHVPNENMSSLDLELMRPRRVSEKSEVISEAESHSHLPGLFPRKKLIRALTDTTSYHHTTSSHAEDELLKQSDILTSSRENLCKNESISSGEIPNTDIDERKIITTTATVTTTSHDDSGNDNKDGPETEMKKLEIERDANSDVPISDLRQDSCERPTRQTSRTRSESDDAIMFSSNGYQKGVKWVEPRVPKISSASSRDNQRSILLTMRSEYTSITDELENYCGLLSPPKTPPSSPPPPNRTRNVTEMNPQMAWQIENEHLRDAEECDYQQMEDLMKRRYLKGEYDSMENDDTENEQFFFTTENNLRKRGPAPTISVTKEIEQTLSRPPIRDSDTSDPTDQTIVPAPASETMC; the protein is encoded by the exons ATGATTGAAAAACCGAAGCTTGTACGATCG aggGAGGAACGAAGTTGGATTGAAGCTAGTTTTCATAAACGTGATTGTGCCAAGTTCATACCAAGTGCCAAGGATGAACACAg atgtttATGTGGTCATTCTTATACACATCATTGTGGAACTGGTGCTGATGTTCAAAGTTATGCAACTGGTAGTGAAGCTGAAGCTGAACGTGAACAATGGTCACCAGGAAAAAATACACGTTCATCACCAACTGATGCATTTGGTACAATTGAATTTCAAGGTGGTCCACATCCAAATAAAGCTcag taTGTCAAGATGTCACATGATACTCGACCTGAGCCAATTGTACAACTTTTATGTCGTGAATGGAATTTAGGTCTTCCAAGATTACTGATAACAATACATGGTGGACGTTCAAATTTTGAATTACAACcagcattaaaaaaagtattacgTAAAGGTTTATTAAAAGCTGCTAAAACAACTGGAGCATGGATATTTACTGGTGGAACAAAtactg gTGTAACACGACAAGTTGGTGATGCATTATTACTTGAACGATCACAACGTCAAGGTCGTGTTGTTAGTATTGGTATTGCACCTTGGGgaatacttgaaaaaagtCATGAATTAATTGGACGTGGTCGTGAAATACCATATGACTCTGTTGCCTCTCCTTG GACCAAGTATGCTGTACTTAATAATCGTCACgcctattttttattagttgacAATGGTACTGGTGGACGTTATGGTGCTGAAATAATATTACGAAggaaacttgaaaaatacatatctaaTTTAAAACTTCAACCAT ACACGCACAGTAGTATACCAGTTGTGGCATTAATTATTGAAGGTGGCACACATACAATTCGTTCGGTACTTGAATATGTCACTGATGAACCACCAGTGCCAGTTGTTGTATTTGATGGATCTGGGCGTGCTGCTGACCTTATCGCTTTTATGCACAG aCGAGCAATGgctggtgatggtgatggtgaatCAAAACTTGAAGCAGTTAAAGAACAAGTATtagaaacaataaaacaaacttTTAAAGTATCACCAGATCAAGCTGCACAATTATACTCTGAGTTATTTCAATGTGTTcgtaaaaaacatttaataacaatatttagtTTAACTCAACATCGTCCACAAGAACTTGATCAAACAATATTAACAGCATTATTTAAATCACAACAATTATCACCAGCAGAACAattgtcattatcattaatatggAATCGTGTTGATATTGCAAGAAgtgaaatatttgtttatggaCAAAATTGGCCACCAGGTGCTCTTGATCAAGCAATGATGCAAGCACTACAACATGATAGAAttgattttgttaaattattattagaaaatggTGTATcaatgagaaaatttttaacaataccaCGTCTTGAAGAACTTTATAATACAAAAGAAGGACCATCAAATACACTTGGTTATATATTAAGAGATGTTAGACCACATATACCACgtggttatatatatacattgcaTGATATTGGTCTtgttaaaagtaaattaatggGTGGTGCATATCGTGCACGTTATAATACAAGAAAATTTCGTatgatttattcaaaagtTATGAAAAGATCTGGTGgtcaaaatatacaaaattatcgTACACCAAGTGCTGCAAGTATGGCACGTTATTATTCCGGTGATAAAAGTCATGGTATAACATTGAGTTTACTTACTGAAACATTTCCAGCTGATGCTGATATGCCATTATTTGATCATCCATTTAATGAATTACTTGTTTGGGCTGTTCTTACAAAAAGACAACAAATGGCATTATTAAtgtggcaacatggtgaagaAGCATTGGCAAAAGCACTCGTTGcattaaaactatttaaagCAATGGCACATGAAGCAGCTGAGGATGATCTTGAGACTGAAGTTTATGATGAATTACGTGGTTATGGaaaagaatttgaaaatatat cattggAATTACTTGACTATGCCTATCGCCAAGATGATGATCAGACAAAGCAACTTTTAACTTCTGAGCTTCAAAATTGGTCTGGCCAAACATGTCTATCTCTTGCAGTGACTGCAAATCATCGAGCACTTCTTGCTCATCCATGCAGTCAAACAATTCTAGCTGATCTCTGGATGGGTGGTTTGAGAACacgaaaaaatacaaatctcaag GTTGTACTTGGTTTATTTTGtgcattttatatatcaaaattggAATTTAAAACAAGAGAAGAACTACAGCTTATGCCACAAACACAAGAAGAACATTTAATTGCTCTAGAAGATGAAAATGACGACAGTGAATCAGAACAAGGAATATCACCTGGTCCTGATGTtgag GCATTGATAACAAATGAGCACTCAACAGCTCCACCAAGAGAGACAATTGTACAAGAAAATGGAAGAGTACGTgctgatattgatgaaaatctTCAACGTCCATATGGCATATTATCAGagtattatgataataaaacaaaccGACCTCTAAAacttaaaagaaaattatggGAATTTTATACTGCTCCAATAACTAAATTTTGGGCAAATGCC attgcttatataatatttttaatattattttcatactgTATTCTAATTAAAATGTTGGATCATCCAAGCTGGGCTGAAGTTTATGCAATTGCATATATTTGTACACTTGGCTGTGAAAAAGTACGTGAAATATTAACATCTGAGCCTGCAACACTTTCTCATAAATTTAGTGTATGGTCTTGGAACATGTGGAATCCATGTGATGCTGcagcaattatattttttcaaattggtCTTACATTGAGACTTCGTCCTTCGACATTTGATGTTGGACGAGTTATGTATTGTGTTGATTGTATTTATTGGTATTtgagaatattaaatattcttgGTGTCAACAAGTATcttg gTCCTTTGGTTACAATGATGGGTAAAATGGTAAAGAACATGATTTACTTTGTCGTATTATTAGCAGTTGTATTGATGAGCTTTGGTGTATCAAGACAAGCAATTTTAAATCCAAATTCTGAACCAAAATGGAGAATTTTACGAGAT atatttttggaACCGTATTTTATGCTTTATGGTGAAGTATACGCAGATAATATTGATCCAGATTGTGGTGGTGATCCAGGAATGCAACCATGTGTTCCAGGTAGATGGATAACTCCAATAATAATGGCAATTTATCTTTTGGTTGcaaatatacttttaataaatttacttattgccgtatttaataatatatttattgaagttATTGCAATTGCCCATCAAGTATGGATGTTTCAACGTTTTACTGTTGTTATGGAATATGAACAAAAACCAGTTTTACCACCtccatttattatatttaatcatgTATATATGCTagtcatatttatatttcgtaGATATGTATCGAGTAATAAGAGAGCACGTGGTGAATCATATGATAATAGATTAAAGctatttttagaaaaagatGATATTGAAAGATTATGTGATTTTGAAGAAGATTGTGTTGAGGGTTATTTTCgtgaaaaagaacaaaaattacaaatgtcAACTGAGGAACGTATTAAAGTTACAACTGAAagagttgaaaatatatatcaaaaaattgatgatataaataaacgTGAAACAAATCAAAGTGCAGCATTACAAGCTGTTGAATTTCAATTAAgagaattagaaaaattaaatcaacaaacacTTGATCATCTTGCTGTTATACATCGTTTTATGGCAACACATGTgccaaatgaaaatatgtcAAGTTTAGATTTAGAATTAATGAGACCAAGAAGAGTTTCAGAAAAATCAGAAGTTATATCTGAGGCTGAATCACATTCACATCTTCCTGGTTTatttccaagaaaaaaattaatacgtgCATTAACTGATACAACATCATATCATCATACAACATCTTCTCATGCTGaagatgaattattaaaacaatcagATATACTAACATCATCACgtgaaaatttatgtaaaaatgaatcaatatCAAGTGGTGAAATACCAAATACAGATattgatgaaagaaaaataataacaacaacagcaacagtaACAACAACAAGTCATGATGATAgtggtaatgataataaagatgGACCAGAaactgaaatgaaaaaattagaaattgaaAGAGATGCCAATAGTGATGTACCAATATCAGATTTACGTCAAGATTCATGTGAACGACCAACAAGACAAACAAGTCGTACACGATCAGAGAGTGATGATGCTATTATGTTTTCATCAAATGGTTATCAAAAAGGTGTTAAATGGGTTGAACCTAGAGTaccaaaaatatcatcagcatCAAGTCGTGATAATCAAcgttcaatattattaacaatgagaTCTGAATATACAAGTATAACTGAtgaacttgaaaattattgtgGTTTATTAAGTCCACCAAAaacaccaccatcatcaccaccaccaccaaataGAACAAGAAATGTAACAGAAATGAATCCACAAATGGCATGGcaaattgaaaatgaacatTTACGTGATGCTGAAGAATGTGATTATCAACAAATGGAAGATTTAATGAAAAGAAGATATTTAAAAGGTGAATATGATTCAATGGAAAATGATGATACAGaaaatgaacaatttttttttacaactgaaaataatttacgtaAAAGAGGCCCAGCACCAACAATAAGTGTTACTAAAGAAATTGAACAAACTCTATCAAGACCACCAATACGTGATTCAGATACATCAGATCCAACTGATCAAACAATTGTTCCAGCTCCAGCTTCTGAAACAATGTGTTAg